AGGCAGTCTGGTTGCCTGAATGCCGGTTTTTCCTTGCGAAACATCGCATTTCACTGGAACCGAATGAAAAGACGATCTAACATAAATCTGGCTCAGTTCTCACGCTGATCTAACACAAGTCTAACATTTGGTCGCTTTCGCAAAGGGGCTTCCCATGCGTCGCAGTATCGCCTTGTCGGCCATCACGTTGATCGCAGTCGCTGCCGTATCCCTCACCGCTTCGGCCGCCGAATGGCGCCGTCCGCTCGGTTATGCGAAAGCTCGTCCCGCTCCAGCCGCACCGGTCGCCGTGAAACAACCCGCTGCGATTCACGTCGCTCGCGTGCCCGGCACGACGGTCTCTCCGGTCGCTTATACGAACGTCGCCGACTCGGACGCGCAACCGAGCCTCACCGAAATTCGTTCCCGCATGGCGCAACTCGCCAAACAACTCGAGCAACTCGAAGCCGCCGAAGCCGAAGATCATCGCGAGATCGTCGAACTCAAGAAGTCGGCTAAGGTTCAACCTGCCACACGGCCGGTCGTTCGTCCGCGGGCCGTCGAGACGATCATCACCAATGATCTCTACCCGAACGAATATCCCTACGGCGGCTAAGACGCCCGCGCAAGCCACGACGCGACGAACACGATAAGCAAAAAAAGCCCGAGCTTCTTCTTTCTGAAGTCGCTCGGGCTTTTTCATGCGCGCATAATGACCTCCTGCTCCGCAACACGCGAAGAAGAGAGGACGACTCCGATGGAAATACGCGACCTTCGGGACGATGAGATCGAAGCCGCACGGCAATTGCTCTGCGCTCATGGTTGGGAACATCGAGTAGGGACCTCGGAAGAGTTCGCGCGCTTGATCGCCCGTTCGCAGCGTTCGGCGGTCGCGATCGTCGACGCGCAGCTCGTCGGCTTCGCACGGGCCATTACCGACGGCATCTCCAACGGCTATCTCTCGATGGTCGTCGTCGCCCCCGAATATCGGCGACGAGGAATCGGCCGAGCGCTCCTGGCGCACATCATGGGAGACGATCCGAAGATCACCTGGGTCCTACGCGCGGGCCGAGAAGGAGAAGCCGGATTCTTCACCAAGCTCGGCTTCGACACGTCGACCGTGGCGATGGAACGGCTTCGTCGTTGAAGCCGTTTCTTATGCTGTACCACATCAGTGAAGATGCTCACATCGCTCGCTTCGAGCCGCGCCGTGAGTCGGGCCGTGAGTTGAACACGGATCGCGCGGTCGTATGGGCCGTCGATGGCGAGCGGCGGCGAAATTATTTGTTGCCGCGCGATTGTCCGCGAGTGACTTTCTATCCGCATGCCGACACGCAACCGGCCGACATCGAGCGCT
The genomic region above belongs to Planctomycetia bacterium and contains:
- a CDS encoding GNAT family N-acetyltransferase; translation: MEIRDLRDDEIEAARQLLCAHGWEHRVGTSEEFARLIARSQRSAVAIVDAQLVGFARAITDGISNGYLSMVVVAPEYRRRGIGRALLAHIMGDDPKITWVLRAGREGEAGFFTKLGFDTSTVAMERLRR